In Maridesulfovibrio sp., the following proteins share a genomic window:
- a CDS encoding citrate synthase — protein MSDKDIAILKYDGKEYELPVIHGTEGETGIDITKLRAQSGLITYDPGYGNTGSCTSKITFVDGEKGILRYRGYPIEDLAEHGKFIETAWLLIFGELPLKEDLARFSALLTAEELIHEDLRHHFEGFPSHRNQPMAILSAVINALGSHNPDLNDITDKSEFFLAVGKIISKVRTIAAFSYRKSIGRPFVYPDPELSYCHNFLHMMFSIPYKQYDPPIEAVKALSLIFQLHADHEQNCSTSTVRMVGSTQANIFASVSSGICALWGPLHGGANAAVIDMLETINNGDYTIDEYIEKVKNRECRLMGFGHRIYKSFDPRAKILKKATHDLLQHGFSDELLDIAMTLEERALSDDFFIERKLYPNVDFYSGIILRALGIPVAMFPVMFAIGRMPGWIAHWYEDYTNPNTRINRPRQIYTGETPRNYVPIDFRK, from the coding sequence ATGAGCGATAAAGACATTGCGATCCTTAAGTATGACGGCAAAGAATATGAGCTACCCGTTATCCATGGCACGGAAGGCGAAACAGGCATTGATATCACGAAACTCCGTGCCCAGAGCGGACTGATCACCTACGATCCCGGCTACGGAAACACCGGCTCCTGTACCAGTAAAATCACTTTTGTTGACGGGGAAAAAGGAATCCTGCGCTACCGTGGATATCCCATTGAAGACCTCGCTGAGCACGGTAAATTCATCGAAACAGCATGGCTTCTTATCTTTGGCGAACTGCCCCTCAAAGAAGATTTGGCGCGTTTTTCCGCCCTGCTCACCGCAGAAGAACTTATCCATGAAGATCTGCGCCACCACTTTGAAGGATTCCCGTCCCACCGCAACCAGCCCATGGCGATCCTTTCCGCAGTTATCAACGCGCTGGGCAGCCACAACCCGGACCTCAATGATATCACCGATAAGTCGGAATTTTTTCTCGCCGTTGGTAAGATTATCTCCAAGGTGCGTACCATTGCGGCATTTTCATACCGCAAATCCATCGGTCGCCCCTTTGTTTATCCCGACCCGGAACTGAGCTACTGCCATAACTTCCTGCATATGATGTTCTCCATTCCTTACAAGCAGTATGATCCGCCCATTGAAGCGGTAAAAGCCCTCTCGCTTATATTCCAGCTGCACGCGGACCACGAGCAGAACTGCTCTACATCTACAGTAAGGATGGTCGGCTCAACACAGGCTAATATTTTCGCTTCCGTATCTTCCGGCATCTGCGCCCTCTGGGGCCCACTGCACGGCGGTGCAAACGCCGCGGTTATCGACATGCTCGAAACCATCAATAACGGCGATTACACCATTGATGAATACATAGAGAAGGTCAAAAACAGAGAATGCCGTCTCATGGGCTTCGGGCACCGCATATATAAGAGCTTCGATCCCCGTGCTAAAATCCTCAAGAAAGCGACCCATGACCTGCTCCAGCACGGTTTTAGCGACGAACTTCTCGATATCGCTATGACTCTCGAAGAACGCGCCCTTTCCGATGACTTTTTTATTGAGCGCAAACTATACCCCAACGTAGACTTCTATTCCGGAATAATCCTGCGCGCACTGGGTATCCCTGTAGCCATGTTTCCGGTTATGTTCGCCATTGGCCGCATGCCCGGCTGGATTGCGCACTGGTATGAGGATTACACCAACCCGAATACAAGAATTAACCGCCCAAGGCAGATTTACACTGGCGAAACTCCGAGAAATTACGTACCAATAGATTTCAGGAAGTAA